CGATATGTTCCTCTCTGAAGCGTTCCGCAAGTTGGTTTTTCAAATGGTTTGCTCGCTATCGTACAGGCAAAGCCAATTGGTTTGAGGAACAATCGAGGCGTCCACAAACTCGTCCTGCACGTCTTCCCGATCACGTAGAGCAAGCGGTTAAATGGGTTCGTCTGAGTCTTTACAACCAGGGCTTGTTTTGTGGCGCCCAGGCAATCCTTTGGGAATTGGAAGATTTGGGTGTCGAGCCATTGCCTTCTCTGCGAACCATCAATCGCATTCTCTGTCGGCTTGACTTGACGGATCGCAGGACAGGCCGCTATGAACCCAAAGGGAAAAAATACCCCGCTCTTGAGGGCACGCGTGCCAATCGCGTCCATCAAGTGGATTTTATTGGCCCCTGTTATCTGAGCGGCCCAGTGCGCTTTTATAGCCTGAATACTGTTGATCTGGCTACTGGGCGATGCGCGAGCGAGCCGCTTATTGAACGAGACGGGCAGCACACCGTTGATGCCTTTTGGGCCATTTGGAAACGGTTGGGCATGCCTGAGCATCTCCAAGTTGACAATGAGATGCTGTTTTATGGCAGCCCCTCACATCCTCGCGGGATGGGCATCTTGATCCGCCTTTGCCTGCACAATGGTATCGAACCCTGGTTTATCCCAAAAGGTGAGCCATGGCGCAATGGTGTAGTTGAAAAATTCAACGACCATTATCGTCAAAAATTTCTCGGACTTATTCACATGACAGGAGAAACGAAATTGCGCGAGCAAGCGCTGCTCTTTGAACAGAAGCACAACCGGCGCTACCGTTACAGTAAATTAGGTGGCCGGACGCCTCTGGAAGCGCTGGCGATGTCGAACCAAGCTTTGCGTTTCCCGCCCGCAGGACAAGCACCACGCCATCCAATTCCTAAACCCAAATGTGGAATTTATCATGTTGTCCGTTTCATTCGTAGTGATGGCATACTCGACATCTTCGGGGAGAAATTTCAAGCACCGTCGGTAACTATCTACGAATACGTCATCGCCACAATCAATGTCAAAGAACAAAAGCTGAAACTCTATCTCGATAAATTGCAAGTCGACGAGATCGACTATAAAATGTTTTGAACCGATTTAGTAGCGGAGGTAACTCCTGTCGGCCTACGGCCTCCTTCCGTCACCACCGCTACTAAACAATACTCCACGATGTCGTGGCACTAAAACCACTCCACGATGTTATGGCACTTAACAATTAACGATTAACCAATTCATGAAACAAGGTGTTTTAATAAAAGCCGGCCGTCTGGATTACCAGACCGC
This portion of the candidate division KSB1 bacterium genome encodes:
- a CDS encoding DDE-type integrase/transposase/recombinase — encoded protein: MERYLAGEKVDAICSSLKRSASWFFKWFARYRTGKANWFEEQSRRPQTRPARLPDHVEQAVKWVRLSLYNQGLFCGAQAILWELEDLGVEPLPSLRTINRILCRLDLTDRRTGRYEPKGKKYPALEGTRANRVHQVDFIGPCYLSGPVRFYSLNTVDLATGRCASEPLIERDGQHTVDAFWAIWKRLGMPEHLQVDNEMLFYGSPSHPRGMGILIRLCLHNGIEPWFIPKGEPWRNGVVEKFNDHYRQKFLGLIHMTGETKLREQALLFEQKHNRRYRYSKLGGRTPLEALAMSNQALRFPPAGQAPRHPIPKPKCGIYHVVRFIRSDGILDIFGEKFQAPSVTIYEYVIATINVKEQKLKLYLDKLQVDEIDYKMF